In a single window of the Rhopalosiphum padi isolate XX-2018 chromosome 1, ASM2088224v1, whole genome shotgun sequence genome:
- the LOC132932466 gene encoding aldehyde dehydrogenase 1A1-like encodes MANPQVKIQYTQLFINNSFVNSVSGKTFPTINPANKKIIINVAEGDKEDVDLAVKAARAAFQPNSEWRTMDASARGRLIYKLAELLEKNQIDLANLESLDNGKAYSNSVLDVQLAVSVLQYYAGFADKIHGKTIPSDGPYFTFTKRQPVGVVGSIIPWNYPTVIAVGKLAPALATGCTVVLKPAEQTPLTALYLAALSKEAGFPDGVINVILGYGPTAGKAIASHPDINKVTFTGSTEVGKLIMEEAAKSNLKRVSLELGGKSPLVICDDFDVDEAAKIAHDMVFVNMGQNCCAASRTFVQENIYDTFVKKAAQLASNKKVGDQFDDNAQIWPLVSEEQYNKVLNMIESGKKEGAKLEAGGSKVGDTGYYVYPTVFSNVTDNMKIAKEEIFGPVQQIIKFKTLDEVITRANNTKYGLAAGILTKNMDNAMKYMDNINAGSVWINSYLVFAPQIPFGGFNQSGIGRELGEDGLNEYLEIKSVSIKQ; translated from the exons gagGATGTAGATTTGGCAGTTAAGGCAGCAAGGGCTGCATTTCAACCAAATTCTGAGTGGCGTACAATGGACGCATCTGCTCGAGGGCGATTGATCTATAAATTAGCAGAATTGTTAGAAAAAAACCAAATTGATTTAGCAAATTTAGAATCTTTAGATAATGGTAAAGCATATAGTAACTCTGTATTAGATGTACAGCTTGCTGTTTCAGTTCTTCAATATTATGCTGGATTTGCTGATAAAATTCACGGAAAAACTATACCATCAG ATGGACCATATTTTACATTCACCAAACGTCAACCTGTTGGAGTAGTCGGATCAATTATACCATGGAACTATCCAACTGTTATAGCTGTAGGAAAATTGGCACCAGCACTTGCTACTGGATGTACTGTTGTATTAAAACCAGCTGAACAAACTCCTCTCACTGCTCTGTATTTAGCTGCACTATCAAAAgag GCTGGATTTCCCGATggagttattaatgttatactcGGGTATGGTCCAACTGCAGGTAAAGCTATAGCCAGCCATCCAGACATAAATAAAGTGACCTTTACTGGATCGACAGAA gtTGGAAAATTAATCATGGAAGAAGCTGCCAAGTCTAATTTAAAACGTGTGTCATTAGAATTAGGTGGTAAAAGTCCTTTAGTAATATGCGATGATTTTGATG ttgACGAGGCTGCTAAGATTGCTCACGATATGGTATTTGTTAACATGGGTCAAAATTGTTGTGCTGCTTCTAGAACATTTgttcaagaaaatatttatgatacatttgtaaaaaaagcTGCACAATTGGCATCTAATAAGAAAGTTGGAGACCAGTTTGATGACAATGCACAAATATGGCCTTta GTAAGCGAAGAACAATACAACAAAGTCTTAAATATGATCGAATCTGGTAAAAAGGAAGGTGCCAAATTGGAAGCTGGTGGGTCTAAAGTTGGTGACACAGGTTATTATGTGTACCCTACTGTATTTTCAAACGTGACTGACAATATGAAAATAGCTAAAGAAgaa ATATTTGGACCAGTTCAgcaaatcattaaattcaaaacttTGGATGAAGTTATAACCCGGgcaaataatactaaatatggaTTAGCTGCTGGAATACTAACTAAAAATATGGATAATGCAATGAAGTATATGGACAATATTAATGCTGGTTCAGtttg GATTAACAGTTACCTTGTCTTCGCACCACAAATCCCATTTGGTGGATTTAATCAATCTGGAATTGGCAGAGAATT AGGAGAAGATGGTTTAAATGAGTACTTGGAAATTAAATCTGTCTCAATCAAACAATAA
- the LOC132932469 gene encoding uncharacterized protein LOC132932469: MNGLSLFKKTVPRNVNLLKQIRPLHVSSAQAKAVAPRESLNSDYVVDLHYDFHYRDQIPFTAKDKRNNTIADVSMGIVLAFVLYKCYSEPEHLLGEFPYPDSSEWTDEELGVPPIE, encoded by the exons ATGAACGGTTTAAGTTTGTTCAAAAAAACTGTTCCCAGGAATGTGAACTTATTAAAACAGATTCGACCTCTACATGTATCATCTGCACAAGCCAAGGCTGTAGCTCCACGAGAATCGCTAAACTCTga ctaTGTAGTAGATTTACATTATGATTTCCATTATCGTGATCAAATACCATTTACAGCTAAGGATAAGAGGAATAATACTATTGCAGACGTTTCTATGGGAATAGTTTTGgcatttgttttgtataaatgttACTCTGAACCTGAACATTTGCTT GGAGAATTTCCATACCCTGATTCTTCGGAGTGGACTGATGAAGAATTAGGAGTACCaccaattgaataa
- the LOC132932468 gene encoding pyridoxal phosphate phosphatase PHOSPHO2-like isoform X1, translated as MSSLSASDSVLVKELFVSSKTPVQELEKMLAVFDFDQTIVDGNSDVVAIDLINPTNLIPDRKDFPKNWTQYMQRVFDIIKTIKIPAEQIIDVVSLMRPNDGMPKLMRALHENNFDIIVASDSNSLFIYNWLKYNELLDVVSCIYTNPATVVDNAIKIEPYSVQTKCDWCTTNMCKGAIVEEHILNKNQKYDKILYFGDGHNDLCPILKLTKNDIAFPRLGYILENLLKSHSTPAEVMPWCTGENIYEFLKSSKLISA; from the exons atgTCCTCCTTATCGGCATCTGACTCGGTTTTGGTGAAAGAACTATTTGTTTCATCAAAAACACCAGTACag gaaCTTGAAAAAATGTTGGCAGTTTTTGACTTTGATCAAACAATAGTTGATGGAAATTCTGATGTAGTTgctattgatttaataaatccTACAAATCTTATTCCAGACAGAAAAGATTTTCCAAAAAATTGGACTCAATATATGCAACgagtatttgatataataaaaactattaaaattccAGCTGAACAAATAATTGATGTTGTATCCTTGATGAGACCCAATGATGGTATGCCAAAGTTAATGAGAGCActtcatgaaaataattttgatatcatAGTGGCATCCGattcaaattcattatttatctaCAACTGGTTAAAATACAATGAGTTGTTAGATGTAGTTTcatgtatttatacaaatccAGCAACAGTTGTAGATAACGCCATTAAAATTGAACCTTACTCTGTTCAAACCAAATGTGACTGGTGTACTACAAATATGTGTAAAGGAGCAATTGTGGAagaacatatattaaataagaatcaaaaatatgataaaatattatattttggtgaTGGTCACAATGACTTGTGtccaattttgaaattaactaaaaatgatATTGCATTTCCGAGATTGGGTTACATTTTGGAAAATTTGCTGAAGTCTCACTCAACACCAGCAGAAGTAATGCCATGGTGTACAggtgaaaatatttatgaattcttAAAGTCTTCCAAGTTAATTTCAGCttag
- the LOC132932468 gene encoding transmembrane protein 203-like isoform X2 encodes MLFALQELVRWLGLTVFEMLVHLIALLIFTVFLALRLDDVAFTSTLPGSYDIWIVFSPLFVADALCTYFNIIVLIRLYIEGHIKEAIARTIWSSALLFVWALFKVLLCRRLGGLSNLDYSEIMSPIFLVLQLIAIRACQLH; translated from the coding sequence ATGTTATTCGCATTGCAAGAGTTGGTGAGATGGCTGGGGCTGACAGTCTTCGAAATGCTGGTGCATCTTATTGCCCTGttgatttttactgtttttttagCACTGCGTTTGGACGATGTTGCTTTTACATCGACTTTACCTGGTTCTTACGATATATGGATAGTGTTTTCGCCTTTATTTGTAGCAGATGcactatgtacatattttaatattattgttttaatacgtCTCTACATTGAAGGTCATATCAAAGAAGCTATTGCAAGAACTATATGGTCATCAGCCTTATTGTTTGTATGGgctttatttaaagtattacttTGTAGAAGACTAGGAGGGCTTTCAAATCTGGATTATTCAGAAATTATGTCTCCCATATTTCTTGTGTTACAACTCATTGCCATTCGTGCGTGTCAACTACattga